A window of the Candidatus Krumholzibacteriota bacterium genome harbors these coding sequences:
- a CDS encoding T9SS type A sorting domain-containing protein, with translation MRVHTRILAGLFLLAAILAFHTPIDGRESPVLKPDKGGGGAIDRVFVLDGTGIHNAGNLQVHTGNWGIFGSYPGSSFPTSEFPSAQWPANSGVEYLYIGGLWVGARVNGMPAVSTSAYEMEFRPTADPIDRIYSSFENAPGGSRLPSPGADDDMDGMIDEDWLDGHDNDLDGMIDEDYAAISRQMFSSWCTDDQPEATANYPEHTPLHVMLRQESYQWEDEEFYDFVGFKYTITNIGNVPLEDLYLGLLIDGDAGPRSWSNFWADDASGRWTGTLCSEIGPAFVDLAYIYDVDGDGGLTTGYLGAMILGHTTDPLGIKAPAKAGMTSFHIFSGDQPFENGGDPTNDFERYELMSKNSYDPDVSIPSDYRMLLSTGGFGILLPGESLVLYVALVAGEGLDGMLDNAAKAQALFNGQWIDLDRDPVTGSDRRETPVRGPATGVVIDPCRAGLSEPVNVPYGQILWINADCEQEEGFKSFCAYSEADSLIFRTGVAGRETQIHWLLSMPQPTLNLLDIRPCSCPNPFNVKLFGESKGRGKRKGGMLPVAILGSEEFDVHLIDPASLKLEGVSPVYRKKCSFEDVSRPVIGWMPCECTTEGADGYLDMILHFRDLEIADAIAVDGIPNAGEEKVLTLTGMLFDGTPFEASDCVKFVGRRLKPGGLIDEIILRPALPNPFNPVTRISFYLPEKQNIRLEIFDVSGRLVMTLADGPYPRGESAIEWKASGLSSGIYFYRLKAGDYVETKKVVLMR, from the coding sequence ATGCGCGTACATACTCGTATTCTCGCCGGATTATTCCTTCTCGCGGCGATTCTTGCCTTTCACACTCCGATCGATGGGAGGGAATCGCCTGTTCTGAAGCCTGATAAAGGCGGCGGTGGCGCGATAGACAGGGTATTCGTCCTCGACGGAACCGGTATCCATAACGCGGGAAACCTTCAGGTACACACTGGAAACTGGGGGATCTTCGGTTCATATCCGGGTTCTTCATTTCCGACAAGCGAATTCCCATCGGCCCAGTGGCCGGCAAACAGCGGGGTCGAATATCTCTATATAGGAGGGTTGTGGGTCGGCGCCAGGGTAAACGGCATGCCGGCCGTTTCCACATCAGCTTACGAGATGGAATTCAGGCCGACGGCAGATCCGATAGACAGGATCTACAGCAGCTTTGAAAACGCGCCGGGCGGTAGCAGGCTTCCATCACCCGGGGCTGATGATGATATGGATGGAATGATCGACGAGGACTGGCTGGACGGCCATGATAACGACCTTGACGGGATGATCGACGAGGACTACGCCGCCATATCGAGACAGATGTTCAGCAGCTGGTGCACCGATGACCAGCCGGAAGCAACGGCAAATTACCCAGAACATACTCCACTGCATGTCATGCTTCGGCAGGAAAGCTATCAGTGGGAGGATGAGGAATTTTACGATTTCGTAGGATTCAAATATACGATAACCAATATCGGGAATGTTCCCCTTGAGGATCTTTATCTCGGATTACTTATAGACGGCGATGCCGGTCCCCGGAGCTGGAGCAATTTCTGGGCTGATGACGCCAGCGGCAGATGGACGGGTACGCTTTGCTCCGAAATAGGTCCGGCCTTTGTCGACCTGGCGTATATATATGACGTCGATGGCGACGGGGGGCTGACCACGGGTTATCTTGGCGCGATGATCCTGGGACATACCACCGACCCTCTCGGGATCAAGGCCCCGGCGAAAGCCGGAATGACCTCGTTTCATATCTTCAGCGGAGATCAGCCGTTTGAAAACGGTGGAGATCCGACCAACGATTTTGAGCGTTACGAGCTGATGTCGAAAAACAGTTATGACCCTGACGTCTCAATCCCATCGGACTACCGGATGCTTCTCAGTACGGGTGGATTCGGGATTCTGCTTCCAGGGGAATCACTGGTACTTTACGTGGCTCTCGTGGCGGGAGAAGGTCTTGACGGCATGCTGGATAACGCGGCAAAGGCTCAGGCCCTCTTCAACGGACAATGGATCGATCTTGATCGCGATCCGGTAACCGGGTCTGACAGACGGGAGACTCCCGTGCGTGGCCCGGCGACAGGGGTTGTCATAGATCCCTGCCGGGCTGGACTTAGCGAACCGGTGAACGTGCCGTACGGCCAGATCCTCTGGATAAACGCTGATTGCGAACAGGAGGAAGGATTCAAGTCGTTCTGCGCATATAGCGAAGCTGACAGCCTCATCTTCCGCACAGGCGTGGCCGGCAGGGAGACTCAGATCCACTGGCTCTTATCGATGCCGCAGCCGACGCTGAACCTTCTCGACATCCGTCCCTGTTCATGTCCCAATCCGTTTAACGTGAAGCTCTTCGGGGAATCTAAGGGCAGGGGCAAGAGAAAGGGAGGGATGCTTCCCGTGGCGATCCTCGGAAGCGAAGAGTTCGACGTACACCTGATCGATCCAGCCTCGCTGAAACTTGAAGGGGTCAGCCCCGTGTACAGGAAGAAGTGCAGTTTCGAGGATGTCTCACGGCCGGTCATTGGATGGATGCCATGCGAGTGCACGACGGAAGGGGCCGATGGATATCTTGATATGATCCTTCATTTCAGGGATCTTGAGATCGCCGATGCCATTGCCGTCGATGGTATCCCGAATGCCGGCGAAGAGAAGGTGCTTACGCTGACAGGCATGCTTTTCGACGGGACTCCTTTCGAGGCGTCTGATTGCGTCAAGTTCGTCGGACGACGCCTGAAACCCGGCGGGTTGATCGACGAAATCATCCTCAGGCCGGCCCTGCCGAACCCGTTCAACCCGGTGACCAGGATCTCGTTCTACCTTCCCGAAAAACAGAATATCCGCCTTGAGATCTTCGACGTCTCCGGACGCCTGGTGATGACACTGGCCGATGGGCCATATCCGCGGGGAGAATCGGCGATCGAATGGAAAGCCTCGGGATTGAGCAGCGGGATATATTTTTACAGGCTGAAGGCCGGTGATTATGTCGAGACGAAAAAAGTAGTGCTTATGAGATAA